A genomic region of Sciurus carolinensis chromosome 7, mSciCar1.2, whole genome shotgun sequence contains the following coding sequences:
- the LOC124989710 gene encoding serpin B9-like gives MDSLSEANGTFACQVLKMLCQDKPSHNVFFSPLSISSALAMVLLGTKGNTKVQMAQAMSLNTEEDIHKGFQMLLTQVNKPDSQYLLRTANRLFGEKTCDFLSTFKESCLQFYHAELELLSFSKAAEESRKHINTWVSKETKGKIEELLPINSIDQQSRLILVNAIYFKGMWEEQFDKICTREMPFKINQEEERPVQMMHQEAKFNFAYISKAQTRVLELPYAGKELSMVILLPDDGVDLSLVENNLTFEKLVAWTKPDFMKNIKVEVSLPRFKLQENYDMESVLQRLGMVDVFQQGQADFSAMSTETNLCLSKVVHKSVVEVNEEGTEAVAASGVYLLGCCAVCSPRFCADHPFLFFIRHNKTNTILFCGRFSSP, from the exons ATGGATTCTCTTTCTGAAGCAAATGGCACCTTCGCCTGCCAGGTTTTGAAGATGCTATGTCAAGACAAACCTTCAcataatgtgtttttttctccCCTGAGCATCTCCTCTGCCCTGGCCATGGTTCTCCTGGGGACAAAGGGGAACACCAAGGTCCAGATGGCTCAG GCCATGTCTTTAAACACAGAGGAGGACATCCATAAGGGCTTCCAGATGCTTCTCACCCAAGTGAACAAGCCTGACTCACAGTACTTGCTTAGAACAGCCAACAGGCTCTTTGGAGAGAAGACTTGTGATTTTCTGTCA ACATTTAAGGAGTCCTGTCTTCAGTTCTACCATGCGGAACTGGAGCTACTGTCCTTTTCCAAAGCTGCAGAGGAGTCCAGGAAGCATATAAACACTTGGGTCTCAAAAGAGACAAAAG GAAAAATTGAAGAGTTGCTGCCAATTAATTCAATCGATCAGCAGTCCAGGCTGATTCTTGTCAATGCTATCTACTTCAAAGGAATGTGGGAAGAACAGTTTGATAAAATATGCACGCGtgaaatgccttttaaaataaaccag GAGGAGGAAAGGCCAGTGCAGATGATGCATCAGGAAGCCAAGTTTAACTTCGCCTACATCAGCAAGGCCCAGACACGGGTGTTGGAGCTGCCCTACGCTGGCAAGGAGCTGAGCATGGTCATTCTGCTCCCGGATGATGGTGTGGACCTCAGCTTG GTGGAAAATAACCTTACTTTTGAGAAACTTGTAGCCTGGACCAAGCCAGACTTTATGAAGAATATTAAAGTGGAAGTCTCTCTTCCAAGATTTAAACTGCAGGAGAATTATGACATGGAGTCTGTGCTTCAGCGTTTGGGAATGGTTGATGTCTTTCAACAGGGCCAGGCTGACTTTTCTGCAATGTCAACTGAGACAAACCTGTGTCTGTCCAAGGTCGTGCACAAGAGTGTCGTGGAGGTGAATGAAGAAGGCACTGAGGCTGTGGCGGCCTCGGGCGTATATCTTTTGGGATGTTGTGCTGTCTGTTCACCAAGGTTCTGTGCTGACCACCCGTTCCTTTTCTTCATCAGGCATAACAAAACCAACACCATTCTGTTCTGTGGCAGGTTCTCATCTCCCTAA